In the Helianthus annuus cultivar XRQ/B chromosome 11, HanXRQr2.0-SUNRISE, whole genome shotgun sequence genome, one interval contains:
- the LOC118484226 gene encoding probable receptor-like protein kinase At5g59700, translated as MAVVFWRVAYSCLSDDRAHRPDMHHIVVKLENALELQLRRENIRRQKHPDQLFKGERDQEGTSRTLRVRGIRRENKLGHLKIRLGDIKLATNNFSETYTIASMDGECTLYRAELHCFDKENPSSEKGKNIGEHPKGHDIVVIKRYPSGNQCFGEEELFTEIEMLSSVEHLNIVTLIGFCIEDSEMILVTENVSNGYLWNYLGNDNDMRILTWEKRLKICIDVANALEHLHSGMEDQKMIIHRDICPYNIGLDENGRAKIDGFGTCVFLPPNEEDEAVYIEWRGRSAYIDSEYEKTRKLKRESDVYSFGIVLLEILCGRRASDPIYTKENVRGLGPVARQSFCTGTLEDMIDPILKEETSECNFVLKRGPNKESLHTFMKIAYQCVAETQGQRPTTKVVVKELEKALSFQLNSEVKSDYVEEKSHASVIETQVVELSNELNNMNMTDKSENFEIHNKENMLHDQTDDPADPDCCKFAMF; from the exons ATGGCGGTTGTGTTTTGGCGG GTAGCATATTCTTGCTTAAGTGATGATCGAGCACACCGCCCAGATATGCACCATATTGTGGTTAAACTTGAGAATGCATTGGAACTTCAGTTGCGTCGTGAAAATATT aggAGACAAAAACATCCAGACCAGTTGTTTAAGGGTGAGAGGGATCAGGAGGGTACTTCCCGCACTTTAAGGGTGAGAGGGATCAGGAGG GAAAACAAGTTGGGACACTTGAAGATTCGTCTTGGTGATATTAAATTAGCAACCAATAATTTCTCAGAGACATACACAATTGCATCTATGGATGGCGAATGTACTTTGTACAGAGCAGAGCTCCATTGTTTTGATAAAGAAAATCCTTCATCTGAAAAGGGGAAGAACATAGGAGAACATCCCAAGGGACACGACATTGTGGTTATAAAACGGTACCCTTCTGGAAATCAGTGTTTTGGAGAAGAAGAGCTTTTTACAGAAATTGAGATGCTTTCAAGTGTTGAGCATCTGAACATAGTCACTTTAATTGGATTCTGTATTGAAGATTCTGAGATGATCCTTGTCACTGAGAATGTGTCTAATGGATACCTTTGGAATTATTTGGGAAACGACAATGATATGCGTATTTTGACATGGGAGAAGCGTTTGAAAATCTGCATTGATGTTGCGAACGCATTGGAGCACCTTCACTCTGGGATGGAAGACCAAAAGATGATAATACACCGTGATATATGTCCCTACAACATTGGGTTGGACGAGAACGGGAGGGCAAAGATTGATGGGTTTGGAACCTGTGTATTCTTGCCTCCAAATGAAGAAGACGAAGCTGTCTATATCGAGTGGCGTGGCAGATCGGCCTACATAGATTCAGAGTATGAGAAGACTCGTAAGTTAAAAAGAGAATCAGATGTATATAGTTTTGGAATAGTTTTGCTTGAAATTCTATGTGGGAGGAGAGCCAGTGACCCAATTTACACGAAGGAGAATGTTAGAGGGTTGGGCCCCGTGGCAAGACAAAGCTTTTGCACAGGAACTCTAGAGGACATGATAGATCCTATACTAAAGGAAGAAACCAGTGAATGCAATTTTGTCCTAAAGAGAGGACCCAACAAGGAGTCTTTACACACATTCATGAAAATTGCATATCAATGTGTGGCAGAAACTCAAGGTCAACGTCCTACAACGAAAGTTGTTGTTAAGGAACTTGAGAAAGCATTATCATTTCAA TTGAATTCAGAGGTAAAATCTGATTATGTGGAGGAGAAGAGTCATGCTTCGGTAATTGAGACACAAGTAGTTGAGCTTTCCAATGAATTGAACAATATGAACATGACTGACAAATctgaaaattttgaaattcatAACAAGGAAAATATGTTACATGACCAAACGGATGACCCAGCTGATCCTGATTGTTGTAAGTTTGCtatgttttaa